The region AGGAACTGCGGAGGCGCATCGCCCGCGACGATCCCCGCGTCGCCGCGCGCGATCAGCGTCACGTAGCGGCCCGGGCGCCGCGTGGCCACCGTCGCCGTGACCCGCTGCGTGGCGAAGTCGCCCACCCCGGCCTCGGCCCAGAGCGACGCGACCAGCGACGGGGTGATGCCGAACGCGCCGGCGCCGCGGGCGTAGCGCAGCTCCCCTTCCAGCGCCGTGTGCGTCCCGGGCTCGGATGCGGCCACCGGGCCGAAGTTGCCCCCGCCCAGCAGCCCGCTCTCCGTGTTGCGCGTGACCGAGTCCTGCCGCTCCGCGCGCGCGCCGATGCGGGCGGTGAAGGGGCCGCGCCTCCGCGCCACGAAGAGTTCGCCGCCGGCCGCGTCGTAGTAGTCGCGCCGGTCCGCGCCGCCGAACGCGGCGCCCAGCGCGTAGCCCAGCTCCCACTCGAAGGCGGGCCGGAAGACGCGCGTGTCGCGCAGCCGCCGGTACCCGGTGGCGGAGACGGTGTACCGCGGCGCGCCGGTCCGCGGCACCGGGTGATAGCGGGCGGAGAGCTCGCCGCGCGGCGTCCCCTCCGCGAAGGCGTAGCCGCCGGTGCCGTACACGCTCCAGTCCCGCCGCAGCGGGTCGCGCGGCTCCAGGCGCGCGCCCCCGCCCAGGAAGAGCCCCTCCACCCGGTTGAAGCGGAAGACGTGGCTGCTCCGCTCCGCGCGGAAGCCCAGCCGCAGCGGGCCGGCGTCGGGGCTCGGGGGACGGATCGCCTCGCGCAGGTCCGCGAAGTCGCCGATGCGCAGCACGTCCTCGCCGCGTTGCGCGGGGTCGCGCCACCCGGCGAAGGCTGTCTCGCCGCGCGCCAGGTCGCGCACCAGCCGCGAGCCTGGCGACTCCGCGCGCCACCCCGTGTTCAGCTCGAAGCGCGAAAGCGAGGTCACCAGCCGCAGCGCCGATGCCCCACCCAGCAGCGGCGAGCTCACCTGGATCTCACGCCGCTGCCTCACCGGGAGCCAGTAGCTCCCGCCGACCAGGGCGTTCTCCAGCTCGAAGTAGAGCCCGGCCTCGGTCAGCGAGAGCCGCCCCTGCCGCTCCGTGAAGCCGAAGCGCGCGCGGGCGATGGCGGCGCGGTCCACGTCCAGGTAAAAGGTGCCGGCCAGCAGGCGCAGCCCGTCGCCGGGCGCTTCCGCGCGCGGTCGCACCGCCACGGCCACCAGCGTCGTCACCCCCTCCTGAGTGCGAACGCGCACCGTGTCCTCCGCGGTGTAGCGGTAGAACTCCGGCCCGCGCAGCGAAAAGGGGTGCACCGCGCGCGTCATCGTGGTGCGCCGGTTGGCGTTGGGCGAAAGCTGAAGCGCGTCCACCGTGCTTCCGTACAGGTGCGGCACCACCCAGGGCGCGTCCAGCCAGCTTCCGATGGTGTACGGAGTGGGCGCGAGCTGGCGGATGCGGTGCCCGCGGATGCGCTGCTCCAGCCCCCCGTCGCGCCCCCAGCGCACGTCCCCCGCGAACTCGTCCACCGTCAGCGGAAGCTCGCCCCCCGCCGCCGAGTCCGCGCGGAGCGAGAGGTACACGCTGGACTCGACTTGCGCGCGGTAGTCGGCCAGCCCCGCTGGAATGATCCCCACCGTCGCGCGCACCCGCGCCACCAGGTCCCGAGTGCCGGGAGAGTCGAAGGCGAGCGAATCCTCCGCCGGCCGCGCGGGCATCGTCGCCGTCGTGGGCATGCCCATGCGCACCGTGTCGCGCGGGGCGGGGAAGCGCAGCGTGTCGCGGGGCGGCTGCCCCGTGGGCACCTGCAACAGGAGCGCGGCGCCGATCGCCAGGAGGGTCATGGTAGGGATGCACGGGTCGGGCACCCCACCGTCTTGCGGGGCCGCCATGCTTCACCGGGGCAAGCGCCGCGCCAGGAACGGCTTAGACGCCGCCCATCACCTCGCGGAGCGCCTCCACCCCCCGCGCCGGGTGGTTGGTGATGACGGCCCTGACTCCCGCGCGCAGCAGCTCGCGCAGCCGCCCGGGATCGTCCACCGTCCACACCACCACCTCCAGCCCAGCGCCCTGCAGCTCCGCCAGCGCGGCGGTGGTGGCGGCGGAGTGGTGGAGGCACACGCCGCGCACCCCCAGCCGCCGCGCCTCCACACGCGCCGCGTCGTCCCATCGCTCGCTGAGGAGGAAGCGCGCGGCGTGCGGCGCCAGCTCCCCCACGCGCGCCACTACGTCCGGCAGAAAGGACGAAAAGAAGGTGCGATCGAGGACACCCGCCGCCTCGATGGCCGCGATCGACGCCGCCTCCGCGCCCGGCGACTTGATCTCGACGTTGAGCCAGGCGCCGCTCTCAGCCGCCCACGCCGCCGCCTGCTCCAACCGCGGCACCGGATCGCCCCGCGACCGCGCCGCCGACACCTCCTCCCACGACTTCGCCGCCACCGCGCCGGTGCGATTGGTGGTGCGGTCCAGCGTCGCGTCGTGGATCACCACCGGCGTGCCGTCGCCCCCCGGCTGCACGTCCAGCTCCACCCCGTCCGCCCCCTCCTCGATGGCCAGGCGGAAGGCGAGCAGCGTGTTCTCCGGCGCGCGCCTCGGGGAGCCGCGGTGGCCGAGCACCAGGGGGCGGTCGGGAAAGTTCATCGTGCGCGGTGCGGGGGACGGGCGGCAAAGGCCCGGCGGATCGCCGGAAGAAACGGGCCGCGCCCCGGGGGCGTGAAAGCGGCCACGGATCGCTATCGGATACCCCACGCGTTCCCAACTGCGCGCCGCCGCCACCCCACCCGCAGCGACTTCCCGCCTTTCCCGCCACGCGCCACCTCCCGATCGACCTGACACCGCCCCGGAT is a window of Longimicrobium sp. DNA encoding:
- a CDS encoding glycerophosphodiester phosphodiesterase family protein, whose translation is MNFPDRPLVLGHRGSPRRAPENTLLAFRLAIEEGADGVELDVQPGGDGTPVVIHDATLDRTTNRTGAVAAKSWEEVSAARSRGDPVPRLEQAAAWAAESGAWLNVEIKSPGAEAASIAAIEAAGVLDRTFFSSFLPDVVARVGELAPHAARFLLSERWDDAARVEARRLGVRGVCLHHSAATTAALAELQGAGLEVVVWTVDDPGRLRELLRAGVRAVITNHPARGVEALREVMGGV